A single window of Xylocopilactobacillus apicola DNA harbors:
- a CDS encoding tetratricopeptide repeat protein, with the protein MRKKIIKQKFSKEALASLGQGDIPAFIGAVNKAIIHDDPETLAVLGETLYDSGNLEQAADIFRSLIKKDPQNSAAKIMLADIINENGDADGALNLLAEIPEDDEKYLAVLMQKADIYQTIGLEEVSESLIDQALQKSPENRALIFGMAEILYSQSRYLEAKEYYQKLLDMGISSYLNQNIRLREANCLTFTGDFEAAAKIFERFNDVILRDDDLFAKGSVYFELHLPKKAIKPLETLLEKSADYAPAYLVLAKSYEELDEFDKAYEIAQKGWTIDAFDLRIRLEFAKIAIKLGYLDQAINSYQEVLKQDPENILALDELGLIYLKHNENEAVIDLLAGKEGVDPNLAWILGQAYLNKDQLELAKENLISVFNEFQDQADYLLDLINLFRKLRDVKSQLTMMQLYLKIRPTDDTIANEFEALRDEYE; encoded by the coding sequence ATGAGGAAGAAAATAATTAAGCAAAAGTTTTCAAAAGAAGCTTTAGCATCACTGGGGCAGGGAGATATTCCTGCCTTTATTGGTGCAGTCAATAAAGCAATTATCCATGATGACCCTGAAACTTTAGCTGTTTTAGGAGAAACCCTTTACGACAGCGGTAATCTTGAACAAGCTGCAGATATTTTCCGGTCACTGATAAAAAAAGATCCCCAAAATTCAGCCGCAAAAATTATGCTGGCTGATATAATAAATGAAAATGGTGATGCAGATGGGGCACTAAATTTACTAGCTGAAATTCCTGAAGACGATGAAAAATATTTGGCTGTTTTGATGCAAAAAGCAGATATATATCAAACCATTGGCCTTGAAGAAGTGAGTGAATCTTTAATTGATCAGGCCTTGCAAAAATCACCTGAGAACCGTGCTTTAATTTTTGGAATGGCAGAGATACTGTACTCCCAGTCACGTTACTTGGAGGCAAAAGAGTATTATCAAAAGCTTTTAGATATGGGAATAAGTAGTTACCTAAATCAAAACATTCGTTTAAGAGAAGCTAATTGTTTAACTTTCACCGGTGATTTTGAGGCTGCAGCTAAAATTTTTGAGCGATTCAATGACGTAATTCTGCGAGATGATGACCTATTTGCTAAAGGTAGCGTCTACTTTGAATTACATCTGCCCAAAAAAGCAATTAAACCACTGGAAACATTGCTTGAAAAATCGGCAGATTATGCCCCAGCCTATTTGGTTCTTGCGAAGAGTTATGAAGAACTTGATGAATTTGATAAAGCTTATGAAATCGCCCAAAAAGGTTGGACTATTGATGCTTTTGATCTCCGGATCCGTTTAGAGTTTGCTAAAATTGCGATTAAACTTGGATATCTTGACCAAGCAATTAATAGTTATCAAGAAGTTTTAAAACAAGATCCTGAAAATATTTTAGCCTTAGATGAACTGGGATTGATTTACTTGAAACACAACGAAAACGAAGCAGTTATTGATCTTTTGGCAGGCAAGGAGGGAGTTGATCCTAATTTGGCATGGATTTTAGGACAAGCATATCTAAACAAAGATCAGTTAGAGCTTGCAAAAGAAAATTTAATTTCCGTTTTCAATGAATTCCAGGATCAAGCTGATTATCTTTTAGATTTAATAAATCTTTTTAGAAAACTTCGCGATGTTAAATCGCAGCTTACAATGATGCAGTTGTATTTAAAAATAAGGCCAACAGATGATACAATAGCTAATGAATTTGAAGCATTAAGAGATGAGTATGAATAA
- a CDS encoding thymidylate synthase: MSEKSYLELAQKILTKGNLKADRTGTGTKSIFGAQLRFNLKDGFPLLTTKKVPFGLIKSELLWFIHGDTNIRYLLENNNHIWDEWAFEKYVQSSDYSGPEMKDFGQRRLKDSEFKNIYDQEMLKFTQKVLEDQDFANKYGDLGNVYGRQWRAWKTSKGATIDQLHEVIETIKHHPDSRRMIVSAWNPEDVPQMALPPCHTLYQFYVSNGKLSLQLYQRSADLFLGVPFNIASYALLNSLIAQITGLEVGELIIAFGDVHIYLNHFNQFEEQFKNPILPLPTIQINPAIKQIDEYQMDDIELLNYQSAKRIAAPVAV, encoded by the coding sequence ATGTCTGAAAAATCTTATTTAGAGCTTGCTCAAAAAATTTTAACAAAAGGAAATTTAAAAGCTGATCGAACAGGAACTGGCACCAAAAGTATTTTCGGAGCCCAACTACGATTTAATCTCAAAGATGGTTTTCCATTATTAACAACAAAGAAAGTTCCATTTGGGTTAATTAAAAGTGAATTGCTTTGGTTTATTCATGGAGATACCAATATCCGTTATCTCCTAGAAAACAATAATCACATTTGGGATGAGTGGGCTTTTGAAAAATATGTTCAAAGTTCTGATTATTCTGGACCTGAAATGAAAGATTTTGGGCAAAGACGGCTAAAAGACTCTGAATTTAAAAATATTTACGACCAAGAAATGTTAAAATTCACCCAGAAAGTCTTAGAAGATCAAGATTTTGCTAATAAGTATGGAGATTTAGGAAACGTTTATGGTCGACAATGGCGCGCTTGGAAAACTTCAAAAGGAGCTACAATAGATCAACTCCACGAAGTAATCGAAACAATTAAACATCATCCAGACTCTAGGCGAATGATTGTAAGTGCCTGGAACCCAGAAGATGTGCCTCAGATGGCATTACCACCATGTCATACCTTGTATCAATTCTACGTCTCTAATGGCAAATTATCTTTACAATTGTACCAACGCTCAGCGGATCTTTTCTTAGGAGTGCCTTTTAATATTGCAAGTTATGCATTACTTAATAGCTTAATTGCGCAAATTACTGGACTTGAAGTCGGTGAGCTGATTATTGCTTTTGGTGATGTTCACATCTATTTAAATCATTTTAATCAATTCGAAGAGCAATTTAAAAACCCAATTTTACCGTTACCAACGATTCAAATTAATCCCGCAATAAAACAAATTGATGAGTATCAAATGGACGATATTGAGCTTTTAAATTATCAGTCAGCAAAAAGAATTGCAGCTCCGGTGGCTGTATGA
- a CDS encoding dihydrofolate reductase, giving the protein MICLIWAQDLDGVIGNSKTNQLPWPRMPEDLAYFKENTTGQIVVMGRKTFESLPNGPLKDRTNVVLTKKKLPEVITIKNLSELQLIQANNLDQNIFIIGGVQMYQATLPLAKRIYRTIISGHFSGDLIMPEIDKRKFETIYTKSLESLSGFSLKFEVLQKIKDSNTLKETSKNCPPLQIDAK; this is encoded by the coding sequence ATGATTTGTCTAATTTGGGCACAAGATCTTGACGGAGTTATTGGTAATAGCAAAACAAATCAGCTCCCGTGGCCAAGGATGCCAGAAGACCTCGCTTATTTCAAAGAAAATACAACAGGTCAAATAGTTGTCATGGGACGTAAAACTTTTGAATCTTTACCAAATGGTCCTTTAAAAGATCGAACCAACGTTGTTTTGACCAAAAAAAAATTGCCTGAAGTAATCACAATTAAAAATTTATCAGAATTGCAACTAATTCAAGCAAATAATTTAGATCAAAATATTTTCATCATTGGCGGAGTTCAAATGTACCAAGCAACACTTCCTCTAGCCAAAAGAATCTACAGAACTATAATTTCTGGTCATTTTTCAGGAGATCTCATTATGCCTGAAATTGATAAAAGAAAATTTGAAACCATCTATACTAAATCACTAGAAAGCTTAAGCGGGTTTTCGTTAAAATTTGAAGTACTTCAAAAAATTAAAGATAGTAATACACTGAAAGAAACATCGAAAAACTGCCCGCCATTACAAATAGATGCCAAATAA
- a CDS encoding DegV family protein, which yields MSKIQIVTDSSVRLTPEEIEKYQIEVVPLRIEIDGKNYVDGIDITPLEFVEKMREATNLPKTSQPPLGDFVGIYSKYASQNQEVLSIHMAAFLSGTVNVAREAANISHGQVTVIDSGFTDRAQSFQVLEAAKMAQEGATMEEIVAAIEKIQSEVGLYLAFPTLTNLIKGGRISRVAGMMSTLIRLKLIIQLKDQELVPVKKTRSMKGIEQYFDELIDRFTQIPDLHAVGLSHVDFYDYGKELEEKIHKIRPEVPILLSETGPVIATHTGEKAMAVIYY from the coding sequence TTGAGTAAAATTCAAATAGTTACTGATTCATCAGTAAGATTAACCCCTGAAGAAATTGAAAAATATCAAATTGAAGTTGTTCCCTTAAGAATTGAGATTGATGGTAAAAATTATGTCGATGGGATTGACATTACCCCGCTAGAATTTGTTGAAAAAATGAGAGAAGCTACTAATCTCCCCAAAACTAGTCAACCTCCTTTAGGGGATTTTGTTGGTATTTATAGTAAATACGCGAGCCAAAACCAAGAAGTTTTATCAATTCACATGGCTGCATTTTTGAGTGGTACTGTTAACGTAGCTCGAGAAGCTGCTAACATCAGTCATGGACAGGTCACCGTTATCGACAGTGGTTTTACTGATCGAGCACAATCTTTTCAGGTGCTCGAAGCCGCGAAAATGGCTCAAGAAGGCGCAACAATGGAGGAAATCGTTGCGGCTATTGAAAAAATTCAAAGTGAAGTTGGGCTATATTTAGCATTTCCAACCTTAACAAATTTGATTAAAGGAGGGAGAATTAGTCGAGTAGCTGGAATGATGTCGACTTTAATCCGCTTGAAGTTAATCATCCAACTTAAAGACCAAGAATTAGTACCTGTCAAGAAAACTCGAAGTATGAAAGGAATTGAGCAATATTTCGACGAATTAATTGATCGTTTCACCCAAATTCCTGATCTACACGCTGTTGGACTTTCTCACGTTGATTTTTACGACTATGGTAAGGAACTGGAAGAAAAAATTCATAAAATTCGCCCAGAGGTACCAATTCTTCTATCAGAAACTGGACCAGTAATTGCAACCCATACGGGCGAAAAAGCAATGGCGGTTATCTATTATTAA
- the trhA gene encoding PAQR family membrane homeostasis protein TrhA, protein MKISTTTNNNIRTCPQQLQLDKVTEFLNATTHGFALVMAIYGTILLMHKSQGNPHLLYPFLIFGISLIILYAASTLFHSLIFTPAKKVFQKIDHISIYVLIAGSYAPFALVAIGGVKGAILLAIICFICLGGVIYKLSYLGRFKILETIAYIAIGWISVLYYHPLLSALGAKGVGLLILGGVMYSVGTIFYGWRNLPFHHVIWHLFVMAGSFSMFLSVYYYL, encoded by the coding sequence ATGAAAATTTCTACCACAACTAATAATAACATTCGAACTTGTCCGCAACAGCTACAACTAGATAAAGTAACAGAATTTCTAAACGCAACTACTCATGGATTTGCGCTAGTAATGGCCATTTACGGAACAATTCTTCTAATGCATAAATCTCAGGGGAATCCCCATCTATTGTACCCTTTTTTAATTTTTGGCATCTCGTTAATCATTTTATATGCTGCGTCAACATTATTCCATAGTCTAATTTTCACACCTGCAAAAAAAGTTTTTCAAAAAATCGATCACATTAGTATATACGTTTTAATCGCGGGCTCTTATGCCCCGTTTGCTTTAGTTGCGATTGGCGGAGTAAAAGGAGCAATTCTCCTTGCAATTATTTGTTTTATTTGCTTGGGAGGGGTGATCTATAAATTGTCTTACCTTGGGCGTTTTAAAATTTTAGAGACAATTGCCTATATTGCAATTGGTTGGATTAGCGTTCTTTACTATCATCCGCTTTTAAGCGCTTTGGGAGCTAAGGGAGTCGGACTTTTGATCTTAGGCGGAGTAATGTATTCAGTTGGAACCATTTTTTATGGTTGGCGCAATCTCCCATTTCATCATGTTATTTGGCATCTATTTGTAATGGCGGGCAGTTTTTCGATGTTTCTTTCAGTGTATTACTATCTTTAA
- a CDS encoding GDSL-type esterase/lipase family protein produces MKNKRTNFVKTILIFLGIIFFAFLFFELLIPRPKSYKSVEMQPQKIVYTAVGDSITHGIGDTNDNEGFVGALKDRLEQEKNVKVKSNNYGYTGETSSSVRKKIENNQKLRTSLKNADLITVEMGGNDIIYTIQKNFLKLEKKEFEPRAKDYQANLNASLKEIRKLNGKAKIVVLGIYNPFYLYFNQIKDLNQLFKEWNKITIESTKKVDDAYYQDVDGLINGKNAKKVVDGKIINRYLSTKDDVHPNGLGYGLIANKLYDLINLKRLLR; encoded by the coding sequence ATGAAAAATAAGCGAACAAATTTTGTAAAAACAATTTTAATTTTTCTCGGAATTATTTTTTTCGCTTTTTTATTTTTCGAATTGTTAATTCCTAGGCCAAAGTCGTATAAGTCAGTTGAGATGCAGCCTCAAAAGATTGTATACACTGCAGTTGGTGATTCAATTACTCACGGAATAGGGGATACCAACGATAATGAAGGATTTGTAGGTGCCTTAAAAGATCGACTTGAACAAGAAAAAAATGTTAAAGTTAAATCTAATAATTATGGCTACACAGGGGAGACCTCAAGTTCAGTCAGAAAAAAGATTGAAAATAATCAAAAACTCAGAACCTCACTGAAGAATGCTGATTTAATTACGGTGGAGATGGGTGGTAATGATATAATTTATACAATCCAGAAAAATTTTCTGAAACTAGAAAAGAAAGAATTCGAGCCGCGTGCCAAAGATTATCAAGCTAATCTCAATGCTTCATTGAAAGAAATTCGTAAGCTAAACGGTAAAGCTAAGATTGTAGTTTTGGGAATTTACAATCCATTTTATCTATATTTTAATCAAATAAAGGATTTAAATCAGCTTTTTAAGGAGTGGAATAAAATTACTATTGAATCCACTAAAAAAGTTGATGATGCATATTATCAAGATGTTGACGGCTTAATCAACGGAAAAAACGCAAAAAAAGTTGTTGATGGGAAAATTATTAATCGCTATCTTTCTACTAAAGATGACGTTCATCCTAACGGATTGGGATATGGACTGATCGCCAATAAATTATACGATTTAATAAATTTAAAAAGACTGCTCAGGTGA
- a CDS encoding CCA tRNA nucleotidyltransferase, with the protein MNKKNFDPNNFPSPFKKAVPIMNKLQSSGFEVYFVGGSLRDLFLNVAIHDIDLATNALPLEVKKIFPHSFDTGIQHGTITVVYHHENYEVTTFRNDGDYLDHRHPENVQFVRNLQEDLKRRDFTINALAMSPTGQIIDYYGGIDDLDAKIIRCVLNPYKRFEEDALRIFRAVRFTSQLDFKLETDTYLALKEKVHLLANISIERIHSEFIKMMLGNAWQKGIQIIEETNIAEFMPSIDPLKLVRLLKSTYKNVHFPNEELIWATLFYFEILPQNQISKVLAKWKTSNSVIKNVQEILLFCKNYEKGQRDYHLFYGLLRENIINGIFILRKFAELQLPDLITNYDSLPIHQLKDLAVSGSDLIQEANFTPGVDLGKMIKLIESKVLKGELINDHQQIIDFVKENHV; encoded by the coding sequence ATGAATAAAAAAAATTTCGATCCAAATAATTTTCCTTCTCCGTTTAAAAAAGCCGTCCCAATTATGAATAAACTTCAAAGCTCAGGCTTTGAGGTTTATTTTGTTGGTGGGAGCCTGAGAGATTTATTTTTAAATGTTGCAATCCATGATATCGATCTTGCAACTAACGCTTTACCATTGGAAGTTAAAAAAATATTTCCTCATAGTTTTGATACAGGAATTCAACATGGAACTATTACAGTGGTTTATCATCACGAAAACTACGAAGTTACGACTTTTCGAAATGATGGTGATTATCTTGATCACCGCCACCCTGAAAACGTCCAATTTGTCCGAAATTTGCAAGAGGATTTAAAAAGGCGTGATTTTACCATCAATGCTCTAGCTATGTCGCCAACGGGGCAAATTATTGATTATTACGGGGGGATTGATGATTTAGATGCCAAAATTATTCGTTGCGTGTTAAATCCCTATAAACGTTTTGAAGAGGATGCACTTCGCATATTTCGCGCCGTCCGTTTTACGAGCCAGCTTGACTTCAAGTTAGAAACAGATACTTACTTAGCTTTAAAAGAAAAGGTTCATTTACTTGCTAACATTTCTATCGAACGAATTCATAGCGAATTTATCAAAATGATGCTAGGAAATGCATGGCAAAAAGGAATCCAGATAATTGAAGAAACAAATATCGCTGAATTTATGCCAAGTATAGATCCTTTAAAATTGGTAAGGCTTTTAAAGTCAACGTACAAAAATGTGCATTTTCCAAACGAAGAATTGATTTGGGCAACCTTGTTTTACTTTGAAATTCTGCCCCAAAACCAGATTTCAAAGGTTCTTGCCAAATGGAAAACTTCAAATTCAGTCATTAAAAATGTCCAAGAAATTTTACTGTTTTGCAAAAATTACGAAAAAGGACAACGAGATTACCACCTCTTTTATGGATTATTACGGGAAAATATTATTAATGGGATCTTTATTTTAAGAAAATTTGCTGAATTACAGTTGCCTGATTTGATTACAAATTATGACTCCTTACCGATTCATCAACTAAAAGATTTAGCTGTTTCAGGCAGCGACTTAATTCAAGAGGCTAATTTTACTCCCGGTGTTGATTTAGGAAAAATGATAAAATTAATTGAAAGTAAAGTATTAAAAGGAGAATTAATCAATGATCATCAACAGATCATTGATTTTGTAAAGGAAAATCATGTCTGA